From a single Mus musculus strain C57BL/6J chromosome 12, GRCm38.p6 C57BL/6J genomic region:
- the Mboat2 gene encoding lysophospholipid acyltransferase 2 isoform X3 — protein MDNILLIFQGMFRKDEELTPSQRGLAVRRMPSLLEYVSYTCNFMGILAGPLCSYKDYIAFIEGRASHVAQPSENGKDEQHGKADPSPNAAVTEKLLVCGLSLLFHLTISNMLPVEYNIDEHFQATASWPTKATYLYVSLLAARPKYYFAWTLADAINNAAGFGFRGYDKNGVARWDLISNLRIQQIEMSTSFKMFLDNWNIQTALWLKRVCYERATFSPTIQTFFLSAIWHGVYPGYYLTFLTGVLMTLAARAVRNNFRHYFLEPPQLKLFYDLITWVATQITISYTVVPFVLLSIKPSFTFYSSWYYCLHVCSILVLLLLPVKKSQRRTSTQENVHLSQAKKFDERDNPLGQNSFSTMNNVCNQNRDTGSRHSSLTQ, from the exons GCGCATGCCAAGTCTCCTGGAGTATGTAAGTTATACCTGCAACTTCATGGGCATCCTGGCAGGCCCACTGTGCTCCTACAAAGACTACATTGCCTTCATTGAAGGCAGAGCATCCCACGTGGCACAGCCCAGTGAAAATGGAAAAGACGAGCAGCATGGGAAAGCAGATCCATCTCCAAAT GCAGCAGTTACGGAGAAGCTCCTGGTCTGTGGACTCTCCTTATTATTCCACCTGACCATCTCCAACATGCTACCCGTGGAGTACAACATCGATGAGCATTTCCAAGCCACTGCGTCGTGGCCGACTAAAGCCACCTATCTGTACGTCTCTCTCTTGGCTGCCAGACCTAAGTACTATTTTGCATGGACCTTAG CTGACGCCATTAACAATGCTGCGGGCTTCGGTTTCAGAGGATACGACAAGAATGGAGTGGCTCGCTGGGACTTAATTTCCAACTTGAGAATTCAGCAAATAGAG ATGTCAACAAGTTTTAAGATGTTTCTTGATAACTGGAATATCCAGACAGCTCTTTGGCTCAAAAG GGTGTGCTATGAACGAGCAACCTTCAGTCCGACAATCCAGacattctttctctctgccatttgGCATGGGGTCTACCCAGGATACTATCTGACATTCCTAACGGGAGTGCTAATGACGTTAGCAGCTCGGGCT gTGAGAAATAACTTTAGGCACTATTTCCTGGAGCCCCCTCAACTTAAGTTATTTTATGACCTCATAACCTGGGTGGCCACCCAGATAACAATAAGTTACACAGTTGTTCCGTTTGTGCTCCTCTCCATAAAACCGTCGTTCACGTTTTACAG CTCCTGGTATTACTGCCTTCACGTCTGTAGTATCTTGGTGTTGCTGTTGCTGCCTGTGAAAAAGTCTCAAAGAAGAACGAGCACACAGGAAAATGTTCATCTCTCACAGGCCAAAAAGTTTGACGAAAGGGACAATCCTCTGGGACAGAACAGTTTTTCCACGATGAATAACGTTTGCAATCAGAACCGAGACACTGGCTCCAGACACTCGTCACTAACACAGTGA
- the Mboat2 gene encoding lysophospholipid acyltransferase 2 isoform X4, which translates to MFRKDEELTPSQRGLAVRRMPSLLEYVSYTCNFMGILAGPLCSYKDYIAFIEGRASHVAQPSENGKDEQHGKADPSPNAAVTEKLLVCGLSLLFHLTISNMLPVEYNIDEHFQATASWPTKATYLYVSLLAARPKYYFAWTLADAINNAAGFGFRGYDKNGVARWDLISNLRIQQIEMSTSFKMFLDNWNIQTALWLKRVCYERATFSPTIQTFFLSAIWHGVYPGYYLTFLTGVLMTLAARAVRNNFRHYFLEPPQLKLFYDLITWVATQITISYTVVPFVLLSIKPSFTFYSSWYYCLHVCSILVLLLLPVKKSQRRTSTQENVHLSQAKKFDERDNPLGQNSFSTMNNVCNQNRDTGSRHSSLTQ; encoded by the exons GCGCATGCCAAGTCTCCTGGAGTATGTAAGTTATACCTGCAACTTCATGGGCATCCTGGCAGGCCCACTGTGCTCCTACAAAGACTACATTGCCTTCATTGAAGGCAGAGCATCCCACGTGGCACAGCCCAGTGAAAATGGAAAAGACGAGCAGCATGGGAAAGCAGATCCATCTCCAAAT GCAGCAGTTACGGAGAAGCTCCTGGTCTGTGGACTCTCCTTATTATTCCACCTGACCATCTCCAACATGCTACCCGTGGAGTACAACATCGATGAGCATTTCCAAGCCACTGCGTCGTGGCCGACTAAAGCCACCTATCTGTACGTCTCTCTCTTGGCTGCCAGACCTAAGTACTATTTTGCATGGACCTTAG CTGACGCCATTAACAATGCTGCGGGCTTCGGTTTCAGAGGATACGACAAGAATGGAGTGGCTCGCTGGGACTTAATTTCCAACTTGAGAATTCAGCAAATAGAG ATGTCAACAAGTTTTAAGATGTTTCTTGATAACTGGAATATCCAGACAGCTCTTTGGCTCAAAAG GGTGTGCTATGAACGAGCAACCTTCAGTCCGACAATCCAGacattctttctctctgccatttgGCATGGGGTCTACCCAGGATACTATCTGACATTCCTAACGGGAGTGCTAATGACGTTAGCAGCTCGGGCT gTGAGAAATAACTTTAGGCACTATTTCCTGGAGCCCCCTCAACTTAAGTTATTTTATGACCTCATAACCTGGGTGGCCACCCAGATAACAATAAGTTACACAGTTGTTCCGTTTGTGCTCCTCTCCATAAAACCGTCGTTCACGTTTTACAG CTCCTGGTATTACTGCCTTCACGTCTGTAGTATCTTGGTGTTGCTGTTGCTGCCTGTGAAAAAGTCTCAAAGAAGAACGAGCACACAGGAAAATGTTCATCTCTCACAGGCCAAAAAGTTTGACGAAAGGGACAATCCTCTGGGACAGAACAGTTTTTCCACGATGAATAACGTTTGCAATCAGAACCGAGACACTGGCTCCAGACACTCGTCACTAACACAGTGA